Proteins encoded within one genomic window of Pygocentrus nattereri isolate fPygNat1 chromosome 11, fPygNat1.pri, whole genome shotgun sequence:
- the LOC108438119 gene encoding cell wall protein RBR3, with protein MDIRVHGNPRLHYGHNGYHQAPHSKEDGLQFLSLEEKECILFFEETIDSLDDGLEEDGTGLTPDRSTNMDHLQTAPHSTVRPAPIKPTAPSLIEHDIIDLVHSTPDFPMPDFQSLAVTPVAHFEIMSKRNPTESISVTSTGSDAFEESSHQPPPGSIPTPVIIASKIAEHQGTGGTSSLPSVLVQRGRNLESPNSPPSRRGPPTHAKPHRLPDNINMMLGSREPSPQSIATAAVNMQERRSQMLANLPPSAHPLEGGEPACVSKPPLRSVSFRDPALDKSRMEALSMLGLTQAKTMPANMVPVSGIKTQSSANSANNKVGSSVEISSSSTPTYSNISPNISPNTTVSQKNSSPYKMSSSATTSSSAHTYNNTVSNANTSPNTTISQKKNSSTMFTQSSTSSYQPKARNEFSTNSFNSYGGKSAVITPASTDTLSNHANHDRRSNTAPVSAEVTHSDFNSYGGKTIMLNPTMSFRAESVPSPSTLPVRPEPTEVQINSYGGKSRVINPSAQTDLPDRPAYRPRSHSSSPSSTITASTHRTDLHSPTGGQSSIFPPAKADGQHTPFSSTVRDEAQPDLNSHEAKPKTVSPLHPDPVYQPISRSRLATMPPAPAPRPQRPTGSLRPRPDPIPQEIRSKPASKPSFRAQGITVQFSGKGATDEARRDALRKLGLLKNTS; from the exons ATGGACATTCGTGTGCACGGCAATCCACGCCTTCACTATGGGCATAATGGCTACCACCAGGCTCCTCACTCA AAAGAAGACGGCCTGCAGTTTCTCAGTCTGGAGGAGAAGGAGTGCATTCTTTTCTTTGAGGAGACTATCGACTCTCTGGATGATGGTCTCGAGGAAGATGGTACAGGGTTAACACCAGACAGAAGCACAAATATGGATCATCTTCAAACGGCACCCCATTCAACTGTAAGACCCGCCCCCATTAAACCTACTGCCCCAAGCCTGATAGAGCATGACATCATCGACCTGGTCCACTCCACACCGGACTTCCCCATGCCAG ATTTTCAGAGCTTGGCTGTAACACCTGTGGCTCATTTTGAGATCATGTCGAAGAGGAACCCTACGGAAAGCATCTCAGTCACGTCAACAGGCTCTGATGCGTTTGAGGAAAGCAGCCACCAGCCTCCTCCAGGCTCCATCCCCACGCCTGTCATCATTGCCAGCAAGATCGCAGAGCATCAGGGCACAGGTGGCACCTCTTCATTGCCCTCAGTGCTGGTTCAGCGCGGACGAAACCTGGAGTCTCCCAACAGTCCACCCTCCAGACGCGGACCACCCACCCATGCCAAGCCTCACCGACTCCCCGACAACATCAACATGATGCTGGGCAGCCGAGAACCAAGCCCTCAGTCCATTGCTACAGCAGCGGTCAACATGCAGGAGCGTCGCTCGCAGATGCTAGCCAATCTTCCTCCCTCTGCCCACCCTCTGGAGGGCGGAGAGCCAGCCTGTGTCAGTAAACCCCCATTACGGAGTGTATCATTCAGAGACCCAGCACTAGACAAATCCAGGATGGAGGCATTGTCCATGTTGGGACTGACCCAAGCTAAAACAATGCCAGCAAATATGGTACCAGTGTCCGGCATAAAGACACAGAGCAGTGCTAATTCTGCTAACAACAAAGTTGGAAGCAGTGTTGAAATCAGTAGCAGCAGTACTCCTACCTATAGCAACATCAGTCCTAATATCAGTCCTAACACCACTGTCAGTCAGAAGAACAGCAGTCCTTATAAAATGAGCAGTAGTGCCACTACTAGCAGCAGTGCTCATACCTATAACAATACTGTTAGTAATGCTAATACCAGCCCTAACACCACTATAAGTCAGAAGAAGAACAGCAGCACCATGTTCACTCAGTCAAGCACCAGCAGCTATCAGCCAAAAGCTAGGAATGAATTTTCTACCAACAGCTTTAACAGCTATGGTGGAAAATCAGCTGTAATCACACCTGCTTCTACAGACACTTTGTCTAACCATGCTAACCATGACAGAAGATCTAACACAGCACCAGTCAGCGCAGAGGTGACACACAGCGACTTCAACAGCTATGGCGGCAAGACCATCATGCTAAATCCCACCATGAGCTTCAGGGCTGAGTCTGTCCCTTCCCCCAGCACTCTGCCAGTCAGGCCAGAGCCAACAGAGGTCCAGATTAACAGCTATGGTGGCAAATCCCGAGTCATAAACCCTTCCGCGCAAACAGACCTGCCGGACAGGCCTGCCTACAGACCCCGCTCCCACAGTTCCTCACCATCCAGCACCATCACAGCCTCAACCCACCGCACTGACCTGCACAGCCCGACCGGAGGCCAATCCAGTATCTTCCCACCTGCCAAAGCTGATGGCCAACACACCCCCTTCTCCAGCACAGTGAGAGATGAAGCACAGCCAGACCTAAACAGCCATGAGGCTAAACCCAAGACAGTAAGCCCCTTGCACCCTGACCCAGTTTACCAGCCTATAAGCAGGAGCAGGCTTGCTACAATGCCTCCTGCGCCTGCCCCCAGACCACAGAGGCCCACTGGATCTCTGAGGCCACGGCCTGACCCGATTCCTCAAGAAATCCGCAGCAAGCCTGCTTCCAAACCTTCTTTTCGCGCTCAGGGCATAACGGTGCAGTTCTCTGGGAAAGGAGCCACAGACGAAGCCAGGCGAGATGCTTTACGCAAACTGGGACTGCTGAAGAACACCTCTTAA